One Pasteurella dagmatis DNA segment encodes these proteins:
- the hpt gene encoding hypoxanthine phosphoribosyltransferase translates to MKKHHVDILISEEEVRSRIQALGREITQHYQQQNIDKVIVVGLLRGSFMFMADLVREISLPVEIEFMTTSSYGSGMTTSHDVKISKDLDGDIKDEHVLIVEDIIDTGYTLSKVREILNLRDPMSLRICTLLDKPSRREVEVPVEWVGFTIPDEFVVGYGIDYAQRYRNLGYIGNVVLEE, encoded by the coding sequence ATGAAAAAGCATCACGTTGATATTCTTATCTCTGAAGAAGAAGTCCGTTCTCGTATTCAAGCATTAGGTCGTGAAATCACTCAGCATTATCAACAGCAAAATATTGATAAAGTTATTGTTGTTGGTCTTTTACGTGGTTCTTTTATGTTTATGGCGGATTTAGTGCGTGAAATTAGCTTACCTGTTGAAATTGAATTTATGACTACATCAAGCTACGGTAGTGGAATGACCACAAGCCATGATGTGAAAATCAGTAAAGATCTTGACGGTGATATTAAAGATGAACATGTTTTAATTGTGGAAGACATTATTGATACGGGTTATACCTTGTCAAAAGTTCGTGAGATTTTAAATTTGCGTGATCCTATGTCTTTACGTATTTGCACATTATTAGATAAACCTTCTCGTCGTGAAGTGGAGGTGCCAGTTGAATGGGTTGGCTTCACAATTCCAGATGAATTTGTGGTTGGTTATGGTATTGATTATGCACAGCGTTATCGCAATTTAGGTTATATTGGTAATGTTGTCTTAGAAGAATGA
- the artP gene encoding arginine ABC transporter ATP-binding protein ArtP encodes MAIRVKNLNFFYGSSQTLFNINLDAEEGETVVLLGPSGAGKSTLIRTLNLLEVPASGQLEIANNQFDLSSDTTNPKKIRQLRQDVGMVFQQYNLWPHLTVIENLIEAPKNVLGLDNATAKTQALELLKRLRLEKFADRFPLHLSGGQQQRVAIARALMMKPQVLLFDEPTAALDPEITAQVVGIIKELQQTGITQVIVTHEVAVARKVATKVVYMEQGYIVEMGDASCFQNPQTEQFKQYLSH; translated from the coding sequence ATGGCAATTCGTGTTAAAAATTTAAACTTTTTTTATGGTTCTTCTCAAACTCTTTTTAATATTAATTTAGATGCTGAAGAAGGCGAAACCGTTGTATTACTTGGCCCAAGTGGCGCAGGTAAAAGTACATTAATCCGCACATTAAACTTACTTGAAGTGCCTGCTTCAGGTCAGCTTGAGATTGCAAACAATCAATTTGACTTATCTTCAGATACAACAAATCCGAAAAAAATTCGTCAATTAAGACAAGATGTGGGAATGGTATTTCAACAATATAACTTATGGCCACATTTAACAGTAATTGAGAATTTGATTGAAGCGCCTAAGAATGTGTTAGGCTTAGATAACGCAACCGCAAAAACTCAAGCATTAGAATTACTAAAACGCTTACGTTTAGAAAAATTTGCAGATCGTTTCCCATTACATTTATCAGGGGGGCAGCAACAGCGTGTTGCGATTGCAAGAGCATTAATGATGAAACCACAAGTTTTATTATTTGATGAGCCAACAGCAGCGTTAGACCCTGAAATTACAGCGCAGGTAGTGGGGATTATTAAAGAACTTCAACAAACAGGCATTACGCAAGTGATTGTGACTCACGAAGTGGCAGTTGCTCGTAAAGTCGCAACCAAAGTTGTGTATATGGAGCAAGGTTATATCGTTGAAATGGGCGATGCAAGTTGCTTTCAAAACCCACAAACAGAACAATTTAAACAATACTTATCACACTAA
- a CDS encoding zinc ribbon domain-containing protein, whose protein sequence is MALNRCPECRHKVSESAIICPNCGFSFKEENLEIYRQKLEERRLHNQEINKQSAKLHLVWFMIFALVIGIASWVVNG, encoded by the coding sequence ATGGCACTAAATCGTTGCCCTGAATGCCGTCATAAAGTGAGTGAAAGTGCAATCATTTGCCCAAATTGCGGATTTTCTTTTAAAGAAGAAAATTTAGAAATTTATCGACAAAAATTAGAAGAACGCCGCTTACACAACCAAGAAATCAATAAGCAAAGTGCGAAATTACATTTAGTCTGGTTTATGATTTTTGCATTAGTCATTGGTATAGCGAGTTGGGTAGTGAATGGATAA
- the lpcA gene encoding D-sedoheptulose 7-phosphate isomerase produces MYLDQIKAELNEAADVLNKFIHDENNIKLIQQAALLISDSFKQGGKVLSCGNGGSHCDAMHFAEELTGRYRENRPGYPAIAISDVSHLSCVSNDFGYEFVFSRYVEAVGQKGDVLFGLSTSGNSKNILNAISAAKEKGMKVIALTGKDGGKMAGLADVEIRVPHFGYADRIQEIHIKVIHILMMLIEFEMAKVQ; encoded by the coding sequence ATGTATCTTGACCAAATTAAAGCCGAGTTAAATGAAGCGGCTGATGTGTTAAATAAATTTATTCATGACGAAAATAATATTAAATTAATTCAGCAAGCCGCTCTATTAATTTCGGATAGCTTTAAACAAGGTGGTAAAGTACTATCTTGTGGTAATGGTGGTTCACACTGTGATGCAATGCACTTCGCAGAAGAATTAACTGGTCGTTATCGCGAAAATCGTCCAGGCTATCCAGCAATAGCGATTTCTGATGTGAGCCATCTAAGCTGCGTAAGTAATGATTTCGGTTATGAATTTGTTTTCTCTCGCTATGTTGAAGCCGTAGGTCAAAAAGGTGATGTACTTTTTGGTTTATCAACTTCAGGTAATTCTAAAAATATTTTGAATGCAATTAGTGCAGCAAAAGAAAAAGGAATGAAAGTTATTGCATTAACTGGTAAAGATGGTGGAAAAATGGCTGGATTAGCGGATGTTGAAATTCGTGTGCCACATTTTGGTTATGCAGATCGTATTCAAGAAATTCACATCAAAGTTATTCATATTTTAATGATGTTGATTGAATTTGAGATGGCAAAGGTGCAATAA
- a CDS encoding carbon starvation CstA family protein, with protein MLWFFFCVAILLLGYFVYGKVIEKIFVINPKKTTPAYTMQDGVDYMPMSTKKIWLIQLLNIAGTGPIFGPILGALYGPVAMLWIVIGCIFAGAVHDYFCGMLSVRNGGASMPTLAGRYLGTPVKSFINLLAVVLLLLVGVVFVASPAKLLSTITMDNLGVVESAGAAATVFGYDAATVLIIWTAIIFVYYIIATLLPIDKIIGRIYPLFGALLLFMTFGMIYGLVSSHLNSSEPIEFFRTIGGVETHKFFENFQPKGDVPIWPLLFLTISCGALSGFHATQTPLMARCAQNEKEGRFIFYGAMIAEGVIALVWCAVGLSFYQDPNELQAAIAAGSPSKVVYDSSIYFLGAIGGVFAILGVVVLPITSGDTAFRAARLIIAEFFKLEQKTLAKRLIIAIPLFVLGFIVSKIDFSILWRYFSWANQTTAMVMLWTAAAYLYRYNKFHWICTIPAMFISAVCFTYLAYNKIGFNLDYQLSVYIGLGLTLFCAVLFFTMLKPLGDKDPDALVDDLSKNF; from the coding sequence ATGTTATGGTTCTTCTTTTGCGTCGCAATATTGCTCCTAGGCTATTTTGTGTATGGTAAAGTGATTGAAAAGATTTTTGTCATCAATCCTAAAAAAACAACACCAGCATACACAATGCAAGATGGTGTTGACTATATGCCAATGTCAACTAAGAAAATTTGGCTAATTCAATTATTAAATATTGCTGGTACAGGTCCAATCTTTGGTCCTATACTTGGTGCATTATATGGACCTGTAGCAATGTTATGGATCGTTATCGGTTGTATCTTTGCTGGTGCGGTGCATGATTATTTCTGTGGTATGTTAAGTGTGCGTAACGGTGGAGCATCAATGCCAACGTTAGCAGGTCGCTATTTAGGTACCCCAGTAAAATCATTCATTAACTTGCTTGCTGTTGTATTATTACTTCTTGTGGGTGTTGTATTCGTAGCAAGCCCTGCGAAATTGTTAAGTACTATTACAATGGATAATTTAGGTGTTGTTGAAAGTGCTGGTGCAGCTGCGACGGTATTCGGTTATGATGCAGCCACTGTGCTGATTATCTGGACTGCGATTATTTTCGTTTATTACATTATTGCAACCTTATTACCAATCGATAAAATTATCGGTCGTATTTACCCACTGTTTGGGGCATTATTACTGTTTATGACTTTTGGTATGATTTATGGTTTAGTAAGTAGTCACTTAAATTCATCAGAGCCAATAGAATTTTTCCGTACAATTGGTGGTGTAGAAACACATAAATTCTTTGAAAATTTCCAACCCAAAGGTGATGTTCCAATTTGGCCACTTTTATTCTTAACAATTTCTTGTGGTGCATTGTCTGGTTTCCATGCAACTCAAACACCATTAATGGCACGTTGTGCGCAAAATGAAAAAGAAGGTCGTTTCATTTTCTACGGTGCGATGATTGCTGAAGGTGTGATAGCGTTAGTATGGTGTGCTGTTGGTTTAAGCTTCTATCAAGATCCAAATGAATTACAAGCAGCCATCGCTGCAGGCTCTCCATCAAAAGTAGTATATGATTCATCAATTTACTTCTTAGGTGCTATTGGTGGTGTATTTGCAATTCTTGGTGTAGTTGTATTACCAATTACTTCTGGTGACACAGCATTCCGTGCAGCACGTTTAATTATTGCAGAGTTCTTCAAATTAGAGCAAAAAACATTAGCTAAACGTTTAATTATTGCTATTCCATTATTCGTATTAGGTTTCATTGTATCGAAAATTGACTTCAGTATATTATGGCGCTATTTCAGCTGGGCAAACCAAACAACTGCAATGGTAATGTTATGGACTGCGGCGGCTTACTTATATCGCTATAATAAATTCCATTGGATATGTACAATCCCAGCAATGTTCATCAGTGCAGTATGTTTTACATACTTAGCGTATAACAAAATTGGATTCAATCTAGATTATCAACT
- a CDS encoding arginine ABC transporter substrate-binding protein, whose product MKKLLLTVLLASSALVASAKDITFAMEPSYPPFESTNEKGEIIGFDVDIANAICKEIQATCHFKGQAFDSLISGLKFKHFDASISAIDITEARAKQVSFSESYYDSSASFIAVKGKADLTTAKKVGVQNGTTFQQYVVAEAKQYQPVPYASLQSAILDLKNGRIDVIFGDTAVLVDMLQKEDSLGFVGDKVTNKKYFGNGLGIAVNKANKELLSELNKGLAAIKASGEYQKIYDKWMTK is encoded by the coding sequence ATGAAAAAATTACTTTTGACTGTACTTTTAGCCAGTAGTGCATTAGTAGCAAGTGCTAAAGATATCACTTTCGCAATGGAGCCAAGCTATCCACCGTTTGAATCAACAAATGAGAAAGGTGAGATTATTGGTTTTGATGTTGATATTGCAAATGCAATTTGTAAAGAAATTCAAGCAACTTGCCACTTCAAAGGTCAGGCGTTTGATAGCTTAATTAGTGGTTTGAAATTTAAACATTTTGATGCTTCAATTTCTGCGATTGATATTACGGAAGCTCGTGCAAAGCAAGTGAGCTTTAGTGAATCCTATTATGATAGTTCAGCAAGTTTTATTGCGGTGAAAGGTAAAGCAGATCTAACTACTGCTAAAAAAGTGGGCGTGCAAAATGGCACAACATTCCAACAATATGTTGTGGCTGAAGCAAAACAATATCAACCAGTTCCTTATGCAAGTTTGCAAAGTGCAATTTTAGATCTAAAAAATGGTCGTATTGATGTCATCTTTGGTGATACAGCGGTATTAGTCGATATGTTACAGAAAGAAGACAGCCTTGGCTTTGTTGGCGATAAAGTGACTAACAAAAAATATTTTGGTAACGGTTTAGGTATCGCTGTAAACAAAGCAAACAAAGAGCTTTTATCTGAATTAAATAAAGGCTTGGCGGCGATTAAAGCAAGCGGTGAATACCAAAAAATTTATGATAAATGGATGACGAAATAA
- the artQ gene encoding arginine ABC transporter permease ArtQ has product MFSDYLSLMYSATLMTLGLAVCSLIVGLILSILFVILETSKWGGIRKPASVMIALLRGLPEILVVLLIYFGSTEVVEMITGEFIQFSAFGCGVFALSIIFAAYASQSLRGAIQAIPLGQWESGAALGLSRSYTFVHIVMPQVWRHALPGLSNQWLVLLKDTALVSLIGVDDLMRQAELVNANTHQPFTWYGIAALLYLAITLISQVIIRKLEYRFTRFERGVQ; this is encoded by the coding sequence ATGTTTTCTGATTATCTTTCTTTGATGTATTCCGCAACCCTAATGACTTTAGGGTTAGCGGTTTGTTCGCTAATTGTTGGTTTGATTTTATCTATTCTCTTTGTGATATTAGAAACCAGTAAATGGGGAGGAATACGTAAACCTGCTTCAGTAATGATCGCTTTATTAAGAGGTTTGCCTGAGATCCTCGTGGTATTATTAATTTACTTTGGTTCTACTGAGGTTGTCGAAATGATAACCGGTGAATTTATTCAATTTAGCGCATTCGGTTGTGGAGTTTTTGCCCTTTCTATTATTTTTGCAGCCTATGCATCACAGTCTTTACGTGGCGCAATTCAAGCTATTCCATTAGGTCAATGGGAGTCTGGTGCCGCATTAGGCTTAAGCCGTAGCTATACCTTTGTGCATATAGTGATGCCACAAGTTTGGCGTCACGCCTTACCAGGTTTAAGTAATCAGTGGTTAGTTTTACTAAAAGATACTGCACTAGTGTCTTTAATCGGGGTGGATGACTTAATGCGTCAAGCGGAATTAGTGAATGCCAATACACATCAGCCATTTACTTGGTATGGGATCGCAGCCTTACTGTATTTAGCCATTACTTTAATCAGCCAAGTGATTATTCGCAAATTGGAATATCGTTTTACTCGTTTTGAGAGAGGAGTGCAATAA
- the pmbA gene encoding metalloprotease PmbA → MKTQENSTALLKQQEQALRDAVSYAIETAQKAGATAEVAVTKVSGLSVSTRLQEIENVEFNNDGALGISVYLGQQKGNASTSDLSPEAIKNAVEAALAIAKYTSPDECSGLAEKELMAFDAPDLDLYHATEIDVDKAVELALSAETAALSYDKRIVNSEGAAFNSHTGVRVYGNSHGMLQSYLSSRYSLSCSVIAGVEDQLERDYEYTISRNMGMLESAMWVGENCAKKTLSRLQPRKLATQQVPVVFLNDVATGLVSHLTAAISGGSLYRKASFLLDHLGKQVLPDWFEISEHPHLIGQLASSPFDSEGVRTQDRSIISQGILQTYLLTSYSGKKLGMQSTGHAGGIHNWLVKPNTQGGLTTLLKQMGTGLLVTDLMGHGVNLVTGDYSRGAAGFWVENGEIQYPVAEITIAGDLKEMLRNIVAVGDDIEYRSNIQTGSILLESLKVSGN, encoded by the coding sequence ATGAAAACTCAAGAAAATTCGACCGCACTTTTAAAGCAACAAGAACAAGCCTTGCGTGATGCGGTGAGCTATGCGATTGAAACAGCACAAAAAGCGGGTGCAACAGCTGAAGTTGCAGTGACAAAAGTGAGTGGGCTATCAGTTTCAACACGTTTGCAAGAAATCGAAAATGTTGAATTTAATAATGATGGCGCGTTAGGCATTTCAGTTTATTTAGGTCAACAAAAAGGCAATGCTTCAACCTCAGATTTAAGCCCAGAAGCGATTAAAAATGCAGTTGAAGCGGCATTAGCCATTGCCAAATATACCTCTCCAGATGAATGTTCAGGTTTAGCAGAAAAAGAATTAATGGCATTTGATGCCCCTGATTTGGATTTATATCATGCAACAGAGATTGATGTTGATAAAGCGGTTGAGCTCGCATTAAGTGCTGAAACAGCAGCATTGTCTTATGATAAACGTATCGTAAATAGTGAAGGGGCGGCATTTAACTCGCATACCGGTGTGCGAGTGTATGGTAATAGCCACGGAATGTTGCAAAGTTATTTATCAAGCCGTTATTCATTGTCCTGCTCTGTTATCGCTGGTGTTGAGGATCAATTAGAACGTGATTATGAATATACCATTTCTCGTAATATGGGCATGCTCGAAAGTGCTATGTGGGTAGGTGAAAATTGTGCGAAAAAAACGTTATCTCGTTTACAACCAAGAAAATTAGCCACTCAACAAGTACCTGTTGTGTTTTTAAATGATGTGGCAACCGGATTAGTTAGCCATTTAACCGCGGCAATTAGTGGTGGCAGTTTATATCGTAAAGCGAGCTTTTTACTGGATCATTTAGGTAAACAAGTTTTGCCTGATTGGTTTGAAATTTCTGAACATCCGCATTTAATTGGACAGCTTGCTTCATCTCCATTTGATAGTGAAGGGGTTCGTACGCAAGATCGCAGTATTATTTCACAAGGGATTTTGCAAACTTACTTGCTCACAAGTTATAGCGGTAAAAAATTAGGTATGCAAAGCACTGGCCACGCAGGCGGTATTCATAACTGGTTAGTAAAACCCAATACACAAGGTGGTTTGACCACGTTGTTAAAACAAATGGGAACTGGTTTATTAGTGACTGATTTAATGGGGCACGGTGTTAATTTAGTAACGGGAGATTATTCTCGTGGTGCGGCAGGTTTTTGGGTTGAGAATGGCGAGATCCAGTATCCAGTAGCGGAAATCACGATTGCAGGCGACTTAAAAGAGATGCTACGTAACATCGTGGCAGTCGGTGATGATATTGAATACCGTTCTAATATTCAGACAGGATCAATTTTATTAGAGAGTTTGAAAGTTTCAGGAAATTAA
- the artM gene encoding arginine ABC transporter permease ArtM: MIREYFMVIAQGIPTSLLLTVVSLLVALVIALLFTFALSMGNKVVNCGINTYLTLFTGTPLLVQFFLIYAGPGQFDVIVQSPVWSLLSNAWFCAMLTLALNSAAYTTQLFHGAVKAISKGQWESCASLGLTRLQTLKILIPYALKRALPSYSNEIILVFKGTALASTITIMDIMGYARQLYGTEYDALTIYGIAGAIYLVITGIATVLLRKLESRVLSFERLEVEKS; this comes from the coding sequence ATGATTCGGGAGTATTTTATGGTCATTGCACAGGGTATTCCTACCAGTTTATTGCTCACTGTCGTATCTTTATTAGTTGCACTGGTGATTGCATTGCTATTCACCTTCGCTTTATCAATGGGCAATAAAGTAGTGAATTGTGGGATTAATACCTATCTTACATTATTTACAGGAACACCTTTATTAGTCCAGTTTTTCTTGATTTATGCAGGCCCAGGTCAATTTGATGTGATTGTACAAAGCCCTGTTTGGTCATTATTATCAAATGCGTGGTTTTGTGCGATGCTCACCTTGGCATTAAATAGTGCAGCATACACCACACAATTATTCCACGGTGCTGTTAAGGCAATCAGCAAAGGGCAGTGGGAGAGTTGTGCTTCATTAGGTTTGACACGTTTGCAAACTTTAAAAATTTTGATTCCTTATGCATTAAAACGTGCGTTACCTTCTTACAGTAATGAGATTATTTTGGTTTTCAAAGGCACAGCACTAGCTTCTACAATTACTATTATGGATATTATGGGCTATGCGAGACAGCTTTATGGGACAGAATATGACGCATTGACTATTTATGGTATTGCAGGTGCAATTTATTTAGTGATTACAGGAATTGCTACTGTGCTATTACGTAAATTAGAAAGTCGAGTGCTCTCATTTGAGCGTTTAGAAGTGGAAAAATCATAG